One segment of Rosa chinensis cultivar Old Blush chromosome 6, RchiOBHm-V2, whole genome shotgun sequence DNA contains the following:
- the LOC112173089 gene encoding glyoxylate/hydroxypyruvate reductase HPR3, giving the protein MAELLDLPEVLIIQPPPPFTSFESDFTQKFNILRAWESPLPLDQFLTTHAQSVQALLCHVFTLVNADLLRQLPALKLVVSVSTGANHVDKAECRRRGIAVTNAGNAYSEDIADMAVGLFIDVNRRISAADWYVRRGLWSSKGDYPLGSKIGGKRVGIVGLGNIGYEVAKRLEGFRCKISYNSRSERPSLSYPFYSNVCELAANSDALIICCALTDQTRHMINKEVLSALGKDGVVVNIGRGAVIDEKELVECLVNGEIRGAGLDVFENEPHIPKELVAMDNVVLSPHKAPHTLESYKRGSEVMIANLEAFFSNKPLVTPVMD; this is encoded by the exons ATGGCCGAGTTGCTAGACCTGCCAGAAGTCCTGATTATCCAACCACCACCGCCCTTCACATCTTTCGAATCCGACTTCACCCAAAAGTTCAACATACTGCGAGCATGGGAATCACCTCTCCCTCTGGACCAGTTCCTCACCACCCACGCCCAATCAGTCCAGGCCCTCCTTTGCCACGTTTTCACTCTTGTCAACGCCGACCTCCTCCGGCAGCTACCGGCGCTGAAGCTCGTGGTGTCTGTCAGCACCGGCGCCAACCACGTGGACAAAGCTGAGTGCCGGAGGCGTGGGATTGCGGTGACCAATGCCGGAAATGCGTACTCGGAAGATATTGCTGACATGGCTGTTGGGTTGTTCATCGATGTGAATCGGAGAATTTCAGCAGCTGATTGGTACGTCAGACGTGGGCTTTGGTCTAGCAAGGGAGACTATCCTCTTGGTTCCAAG ATAGGTGGAAAGCGAGTAGGTATTGTTGGATTGGGAAACATTGGCTATGAAGTTGCCAAAAGACTTGAGGGCTTTCGCTGCAAGATCTCATACAACTCAAGGAGCGAAAGGCCGTCTTTGTCGTACCCCTTCTATTCCAATGTCTGTGAGCTTGCAGCTAATAGTGATGCCCTCATCATCTGTTGTGCATTGACAGACCAAACCCGCCACATGATCAACAAGGAAGTCTTATCTGCGTTGGGAAAAGATGGGGTGGTAGTTAATATAGGGCGTGGGGCAGTTATTGATGAGAAAGAATTGGTCGAGTGTTTGGTGAATGGAGAGATCAGAGGTGCTGGTTTGGATGTGTTTGAGAATGAGCCTCATATACCGAAAGAGCTTGTGGCAATGGACAATGTTGTTCTGTCTCCACATAAGGCTCCTCATACCCTAGAGTCTTACAAGAGAGGAAGTGAAGTAATGATCGCCAATTTGGAAGCTTTCTTCTCCAACAAACCTTTGGTTACTCCAGTCATGGATTAA
- the LOC112170104 gene encoding probable clathrin assembly protein At4g32285, which translates to MAPSTIRKAIGAVKDQTSIGIAKVASNMAPDLEVAIVKATSHEDEPAGEKYIREILQLTSYSRGYVHACVSAVSKRLGKTRDWIVALKALMLVHRLMNDGDPVFQDEILYATRKGTRLLNLSDFRDEAHSSSWDHSAFVRTFAMYLDQRLDLILFERKGGSGTTPARDLGSNSRDSGGSGNFRSPPPRPNYEYEYGGEAREYENGGGMRRSRSYDYDNGGGMRRSRSYGDVSESAKSEKRVVTPLREMKPERIFGKMGHLQRLLDRFLSIRPTGLAKNNRMILIALYPVVRESFQLYADICEVLAVLLDKFFDMEYTDCVKAFEAYASAAKQIDELVAFYSWCKDTGVARSSEYPEIQKIGSKLLETLEEFVRDRSKRGKSPERREELPAPVAQEEEPQPDMNEMKALPAPENWTPPPPPEPEPQPKPQPVVQEDLVDLRDNGVSADNQGNNMALALFAGPAANGNTNGSWEAFPSDGQPQVTSAWQNPAAEPGKADWELALVETASNLTHQKAAMGGGLDPLLLNGMYDQGIVRQHVGTAELSGGSASSVALPGPGKSATPVLALPAPDGTVMPVNQDPFAASLTIPPPSYVQMADMEKKQHLLVQEQQVWNQYAKEGMQGQTSLAKMNGAGFYGAPPMQMMPYGMPPVNGMGPPAGYHYAPY; encoded by the coding sequence ATGGCGCCGAGCACGATCCGGAAGGCGATCGGAGCCGTCAAGGACCAGACGAGCATCGGAATCGCGAAGGTCGCCAGCAACATGGCGCCGGACCTGGAGGTCGCCATCGTGAAGGCCACCAGCCACGAGGACGAGCCGGCCGGCGAGAAGTACATCCGGGAGATCCTCCAGCTGACGTCATACTCCCGGGGATACGTCCACGCGTGCGTGTCGGCGGTGTCCAAGCGACTGGGGAAGACGCGCGACTGGATCGTGGCGCTGAAGGCGTTGATGCTGGTGCACCGCCTCATGAACGACGGCGACCCGGTCTTCCAGGACGAGATCCTCTACGCCACGCGCAAGGGCACCAGGCTGCTGAACCTGTCCGATTTCAGGGACGAGGCTCACTCCAGCTCCTGGGATCACTCAGCCTttgtgaggacttttgctatgTACTTGGACCAGAGGCTTGATTTGATTCTTTTCGAGAGGAAGGGTGGTAGTGGTACTACTCCGGCCAGGGACCTGGGGTCTAATTCCAGAGACAGCGGCGGTTCTGGAAATTTCCGGTCTCCGCCGCCGAGGCCGAACTATGAGTATGAGTATGGGGGAGAGGCCAGGGAGTATGAGAATGGAGGAGGGATGAGGCGGTCCAGATCTTATGACTATGATAATGGAGGAGGAATGAGGAGGTCAAGGTCTTATGGAGATGTGAGTGAGTCTGCGAAATCGGAGAAGAGAGTTGTGACTCCGTTGAGGGAAATGAAGCCGGAgaggattttcggcaaaatggggCACTTGCAGAGGCTGTTGGATCGGTTTCTGTCGATCCGGCCCACCGGGTTGGCCAAGAACAATAGGAtgattctgattgctttgtacCCGGTGGTGAGGGAGAGCTTTCAGCTGTATGCCGACATTTGCGAGGTTTTGGCGGTTTTGCTTGATAAGTTTTTCGATATGGAGTATACCGATTGTGTGAAGGCGTTTGAGGCTTATGCCAGTGCGGCTAAGCAGATTGATGAGCTTGTTGCGTTCTATAGTTGGTGCAAGGACACTGGGGTTGCCAGGTCGTCAGAGTATCCAGAGATTCAGAAGATTGGGAGTAAGTTATTGGAGACATTGGAGGAGTTTGTGAGGGACAGAAGTAAGAGAGGCAAGAGTcctgagaggagagaggagctTCCGGCTCCGGTGGCTCAGGAGGAGGAGCCCCAACCTGATATGAATGAGATGAAGGCTTTGCCTGCGCCGGAGAATTGGACTCCTCCACCCCCACCTGAGCCGGAGCCTCAGCCAAAGCCTCAACCAGTGGTCCAAGAAGACTTGGTGGATTTGAGAGATAATGGGGTTTCAGCTGATAATCAGGGGAATAACATGGCTTTGGCTTTGTTTGCTGGTCCTGCCGCTAATGGCAATACAAATGGTTCTTGGGAAGCATTCCCTTCAGATGGGCAACCCCAAGTCACCTCAGCTTGGCAGAATCCGGCTGCAGAACCCGGAAAGGCCGATTGGGAACTTGCTCTGGTCGAGACAGCAAGCAATTTAACCCACCAGAAAGCAGCAATGGGTGGTGGATTGGATCCATTGTTGTTGAATGGTATGTATGATCAGGGCATTGTGAGGCAGCATGTCGGCACTGCCGAATTGAGTGGTGGAAGTGCAAGTAGTGTTGCATTGCCCGGGCCCGGGAAGAGCGCTACACCCGTATTAGCTCTTCCTGCCCCTGACGGCACAGTGATGCCAGTGAATCAGGACCCGTTTGCCGCATCATTGACCATTCCACCTCCTTCCTATGTGCAAATGGCTGATATGGAGAAGAAGCAGCATTTACTTGTGCAGGAACAGCAGGTGTGGAATCAATATGCCAAGGAAGGAATGCAGGGCCAGACTAGCTTGGCCAAAATGAACGGGGCCGGGTTCTACGGGGCACCTCCCATGCAGATGATGCCGTATGGAATGCCTCCGGTGAACGGAATGGGGCCACCCGCCGGGTATCACTACGCTCCTTACTGA
- the LOC112173400 gene encoding putative 4-hydroxy-4-methyl-2-oxoglutarate aldolase 3, whose amino-acid sequence MIDSVPAPEVDHGYSYTTLTVEKICSIVNLKLKTREMYFFWKTLFEDIFKRYELTGIVNGSEPCPDRFLIHKNGNLTNQVNLAFDVWHEKDQKIITWIKSTLSEDVVLPLVTTGVIPSNSSCELWLSLRKRFAVAGVSAEYRRSLAAAALATTDICDANPARLESGDLRLLEPNFQRFGKWHAFSGRVLTLKVFEDNTLVIEALSRKGEGRVLVVDGGGSMRRAVTGGMLAKCAEIMGWAGIVVNGCVRDVDEINECEIGVRALATCPVRPIKGEDGSGQKHVDVNIGGTWIRDGEWLYADNDGILVSTTKLSI is encoded by the exons ATGATCGATTCAGTTCCGGCTCCTGAAGTCGATCATGGATATTCATACACCACTCTCACCGTAGAAAAAATATGCAGCATCGTAAATTTAAAGCTCAAGACGCGCGAGATGTACTTTTTCTGGAAGACGCTTTTTGAAGATATCTTCAAGCGTTACGAGCTCACTGGCATCGTCAACGGCAGCGAACCCTGTCCCGATCGGTTCCTCATTCATAAGAACGGAAACCTCACGAATCAAGTCAATCTGGCCTTCGATGTTTGGCATGAGAAGGATCAGAAGATCATAACGTGGATCAAATCGACTCTTTCCGAAGACGTGGTGCTCCCACTAGTCACAACCGGAGTCATACCTTCGAATTCGTCTTGTGAGCTTTGGCTTAGCCTCAGGAAGAGATTCGCAGTCGCGGGGGTGTCAGCCGAGTACAGGAGAAGTCTGGCCGCGGCCGCCTTGGCAACCACCGACATTTGTGACGCAAATCCGGCTCGGTTGGAGAGCGGGGACTTGCGtcttttggagccaaattttCAAAGATTCGGAAAATGGCACGCGTTTTCGGGTCGGGTGCTGACCTTGAAGGTGTTTGAGGACAACACGTTGGTGATTGAAGCTTTGTCGAGAAAAGGGGAGGGGAGGGTGTTGGTTGTGGACGGCGGAGGAAGCATGAGACGTGCCGTCACCGGAGGGATGCTGGCCAAGTGTGCCGAGATTATGGGGTGGGCTGGGATTGTGGTGAATGGGTGCGTAAGAGATGTGGATGAGATCAATGAATGTGAGATCGGGGTGAGAGCTTTGGCGACTTGTCCGGTGAGACCGATTAAAGGTGAAGATGGGAGTGGCCAGAAGCATGTTGATGTCAACATTGGAGGAACATGGATTCGTGACGGGGAATGGTTGTATGCGGATAATGATGGCATCCTTGTCTCCACGACTAa ATTGTCAATTTGA